One Xyrauchen texanus isolate HMW12.3.18 chromosome 2, RBS_HiC_50CHRs, whole genome shotgun sequence genomic window carries:
- the LOC127663050 gene encoding activated CDC42 kinase 1-like: MMDHDTQWLYQLLAEVQLERFYLRMRDGLNVTHIEHLNYVKEADLEQIGISKPGQRRLWEAAKRYKTNMRPRSWMTKIFNGRTPEGSDQLNAVGPSQGPDTGRALTCLIQDSELIFGEKLGSGSFGVVRKAEWHTATGRGLHVAVKTLRGGSSRQVDMVADFLQEVTTMQSLDHPNIIRLYGVVLTQPLKMVTELAPFGSLYDTLRLRQREYSLSRLWLFSTQIAAGMAYLESRRFIHRDLAARNVLLASRDHVKIGDFGLMRGLDQDRDHYVMTAHRRIPFAWCAPESLRVGSFSHASDVWMFGITLWEMFTYCEEPWLGLSGRQILYCVERGDRLERPPDCPLELYSVMRKCWACNSTDRPTFSQLTTMVAEAQPMEVRAVKDFTEPRKLSLQANDLVTVIDHGLEMNEWKGQNQRTLSVALFPPALAAPSLTAVGLGPGPGLISPPVRGRLQHTGHGDTDPGRSWGTPERIDDPGSLRIPLGREKEGSNLKKMEGMSKSLESVLGLSHVKGRSGGSVAQRTDNRRPIQGQLVQDPRRFSDAVVVTPPRPPPPNFKRIKPQMMMHDRRLGNPATGAWTPPSQPHLQQQFQQQPQQPFLMANNLARMAQLAKSSPQLDDGFEEEKEREREQEKERERQKAKERYPPQVDKEALIAQVQVAVHGVTREEVQRALHRNDWNPTRAEQHLKTDQLYYMNQCSREECQKILARYNWDLQTAGRYLFRLVKDRTRETAQERR, translated from the exons ATGATGGATCATGACACTCAGTGGCTGTACCAGCTCCTTGCAGAAGTGCAGCTGGAGAGATTCTACCTAAGGATGCGTGACGGACTCAATGTGACACATATTGAGCACCTGAACTATGTTAAAGAAGCAGATCTTGAACAGATTGGCATTAGTAAACCAG GACAGCGACGACTATGGGAAGCTGCCAAACGTTATAAAACCAACATGCGACCACGTTCATGGATGACCAAG ATCTTCAATGGTCGCACCCCAGAGGGAAGTGACCAATTAAATGCTGTTGGACCCAGCCAGGGGCCAGACACAGGGCGTGCTCTCACCTGTCTTATCCAGGACAGTGAACTGATCTTTGGGGAGAAGCTGGGCTCAGGCTCCTTTGGAGTTGTTAGGAAAGCAGAATGGCACACGGCTACTGGACGAGGG CTGCATGTAGCAGTAAAAACCTTAAGGGGTGGATCATCCAGACAGGTAGACATGGTGGCCGATTTCCTTCAGGAAGTTACGACCATGCAATCCCTGGATCATCCCAACATTATACGCCTCTATGGTGTTGTCCTTACTCAACCACTTAAAATG GTAACGGAGCTGGCTCCATTTGGTTCTTTATATGACACACTACGCCTTCGACAGAGAGAATACTCTCTTTCACGACTCTGGCTATTCAGCACACAGATTGCTGCAGGTATGGCGTACTTAGAGTCAAGACGCTTCATCCACAGAGACCTGGCTGCCCGGAATGTGCTCTTGGCTTCTAGAGATCACGTGAAGATTGGAGACTTTGGATTGATGAGAGGCTTGGATCAGGACAGAGACCACTACGTCATGACAGCACACAGACGCATACCCTTTGCATG GTGTGCCCCTGAGAGCTTACGCGTGGGTTCTTTCTCTCATGCCTCAGATGTCTGGATGTTTGGTATCACATTGTGGGAAATGTTCACTTATTGTGAGGAGCCCTGGCTGGGGCTCTCTGGCAGACAG ATCCTGTATTGTGTAGAGCGGGGTGATCGGTTGGAGAGGCCTCCAGACTGTCCACTGGAGTTGTATTCTGTGATGCGTAAATGTTGGGCTTGCAATTCTACTGACCGACCGACCTTCTCACAGCTAACCACCATGGTTGCAGAG GCACAGCCTATGGAGGTTCGTGCAGTGAAAGACTTTACAGAGCCCAGAAAACTCTCTCTACAGGCAAATGATCTAGTGACCGTAATAGACCATGG GCTGGAAATGAATGAGTGGAAGGGGCAAAACCAGAGAACTCTCAGTGTTGCCTTGTTTCCCCCTGCATTGGCAGCCCCCTCTCTCACAGCAGTAGGTCTGGGGCCTGGTCCTGGTCTTATCTCTCCCCCTGTTAGAGGTAGGCTGCAGCACACTGGCCATGGAGACACTGACCCAGGACGCAGCTGGGGGACACCAGAACGAATAGATGA CCCCGGAAGTTTGAGGATTCCATTAGGAAGAGAGAAGGAAGGCTCCAATCTAAAGAAAATGGAAG GCATGTCAAAGAGTCTGGAGTCCGTCCTTGGTCTTTCACATGTCAAAGGTCGATCTGGTGGGAGTGTTGCTCAAAGAACCGATAACCGCAGACCCATACAGGGTCAACTGGTCCAAGACCCCCGCAGATTTAGTGATGCTGTTGTCGTCACGCCACCACGGCCACCACCCCCCAACTTCAAACGCATCAAACCCCAGATGATGATGCATGATCGGAGACTAGGAAACCCAGCCACTGGTGCCTGGACCCCTCCATCTCAACCTCACCTACAGCAACAGTTCCAACAACAACCACAGCAACCATTTTTAATGGCTAACAACCTTGCCAGAATGGCCCAATTAGCCAAGTCAAGCCCTCAGTTAGATGATGGCTTtgaggaagagaaggagagagagagggagcaagagaaagaaagagagcgcCAGAAAGCAAAGGAGAGGTACCCACCACAAGTAGACAAGGAGGCGCTCATAGCACAA GTTCAGGTGGCGGTACATGGAGTGACCAGAGAAGAGGTACAGAGAGCTCTGCATCGCAATGACTGGAATCCTACACGAGCTGAACAACATCTTAAG ACAGACCAGCTGTACTACATGAATCAGTGCTCCCGTGAGGAATGTCAAAAAATCCTGGCCCGCTACAACTGGGACCTGCAAACGGCTGGCCGTTACCTCTTTCGTCTGGTCAAAGACAGGACCAGAGAGACTGCACAGGAAAGACGATGA